The Campylobacter concisus genome includes a region encoding these proteins:
- a CDS encoding relaxase/mobilization nuclease domain-containing protein gives MMLVKFLRTYTGGGLGSINYLLNERKAAGTARVIKGDENLTRAIIKGITYKQKTCFGVLSFEEKYDFLTEEQKLKIIKDFECALLGEYMLERTNVLWVEHSDKDGRLELNFLVPKIDLKTGKSFNPYFAKYDQTRIDLIKRIINDEYGLSSPDDPAKEQTILSSKKNIKHYKNLEDLDQKLHDLVKQGSIKNRNHMIELLTQSGIEITRINKKGITIILPTKKTKNRLKGGIYDADFTGTQKLRELSESSSRRIREFHDRNTQKECRENRRKLEELIAKRDRFNQERYIERTSKSNIPTPQGQIGDNLTINGYRTNIGSSGWLDGKREEVRERNGLDDTKTMEIQPTCCGQDPERVLHIDSKRRRDNREREQEIYTNENGVEDDSIRESITRRERALDEEDRRRKEQARIRNNEFATRLREGACDITDKCDRANKESQELEQRLQRRLNGIFATTKRYVREFNISFERKIRKFRKRIPKFERRIRELTDRVQEAARICREFIEEREYTQKASINHHMGDVCNEKTQSLDMF, from the coding sequence ATGATGCTAGTTAAATTTCTTCGTACTTATACTGGTGGTGGCCTTGGGAGCATAAATTATCTTTTAAATGAGAGAAAGGCTGCTGGAACAGCAAGAGTTATAAAAGGTGATGAAAATTTAACTAGAGCTATTATAAAAGGCATCACTTATAAACAAAAGACCTGTTTTGGTGTTTTATCATTTGAAGAAAAGTATGACTTTTTAACTGAAGAACAAAAACTAAAGATCATTAAGGATTTTGAATGTGCTCTTTTGGGCGAATATATGCTTGAGAGGACAAATGTATTATGGGTAGAGCATTCGGACAAGGATGGTCGGCTTGAGTTAAATTTCCTGGTTCCCAAGATCGATCTTAAAACAGGAAAATCATTTAATCCATATTTTGCCAAATATGATCAAACTAGAATAGATCTAATTAAAAGGATTATTAACGATGAGTATGGATTATCAAGTCCAGATGATCCAGCAAAAGAGCAAACTATATTGTCTAGCAAGAAAAACATCAAGCATTATAAAAATTTAGAAGATCTCGACCAAAAACTGCACGATCTGGTTAAGCAAGGCTCTATTAAAAATAGAAATCACATGATTGAACTTCTTACACAAAGTGGTATCGAAATAACCAGAATCAATAAAAAAGGTATAACAATCATACTGCCTACTAAAAAAACAAAAAATCGTCTAAAAGGAGGAATATACGATGCAGACTTCACAGGTACTCAAAAACTTAGAGAGCTCAGCGAAAGCTCAAGCAGAAGAATTAGAGAATTCCATGATAGAAATACACAAAAAGAGTGTAGAGAAAATAGGCGAAAACTTGAGGAGCTTATTGCTAAAAGAGATAGATTTAATCAAGAAAGATATATCGAAAGAACTTCAAAAAGCAATATCCCTACACCGCAAGGACAGATTGGTGATAATCTTACTATCAACGGCTATCGCACTAATATTGGGAGCAGTGGCTGGCTGGATGGTAAAAGAGAAGAAGTTAGAGAACGAAATGGTTTGGACGATACCAAAACAATGGAGATACAGCCGACCTGCTGCGGACAAGACCCAGAGAGAGTATTACATATCGATTCCAAAAGACGAAGAGATAATAGAGAACGAGAGCAGGAAATTTATACTAATGAAAATGGAGTAGAGGATGACAGCATTAGAGAAAGCATTACTAGAAGAGAACGAGCGCTTGACGAAGAGGATCGAAGACGAAAGGAACAAGCACGAATTAGAAATAATGAATTTGCAACAAGACTGCGAGAAGGAGCTTGTGATATTACGGACAAATGTGACAGAGCTAACAAAGAAAGTCAAGAGCTTGAACAAAGATTGCAACGACGCCTTAACGGAATCTTTGCAACAACAAAGAGATATGTACGAGAGTTCAATATCTCGTTTGAAAGAAAAATTAGAAAATTCAGAAAGAGAATTCCAAAATTTGAGAGAAGAATACGAGAGCTTACAGATAGAGTACAAGAGGCTGCAAGAATATGTAGAGAATTTATAGAGGAGCGTGAATACACCCAGAAAGCCAGCATAAATCACCATATGGGTGATGTATGCAATGAAAAGACTCAAAGTCTAGATATGTTTTAA
- a CDS encoding plasmid mobilization protein — translation MSSEKTKKREVTKVITKRLRLSNTEWSVINGKLKESGLTFSKFALRAMLSKQIHAPIKRELLTELSRHGQNINQIATKLNSGESLDRVGIEIIADDNDVLHKVYEALGK, via the coding sequence GTGAGTTCTGAAAAGACAAAAAAGCGCGAGGTAACCAAAGTCATAACTAAAAGACTTAGGCTAAGTAATACAGAATGGTCGGTAATTAATGGCAAATTAAAAGAAAGTGGTCTGACTTTCTCAAAATTTGCCCTAAGAGCTATGTTATCTAAGCAGATTCATGCACCAATCAAGAGGGAGCTTTTAACTGAACTATCTAGACATGGACAAAACATAAACCAAATAGCCACCAAACTAAATAGCGGAGAAAGCCTAGATAGAGTTGGTATTGAGATCATAGCGGACGATAATGATGTCTTACATAAAGTATATGAAGCATTGGGTAAATAA
- a CDS encoding type II toxin-antitoxin system RelE family toxin: MSYELEFLPSALKEWQKLDNSIKVQFKKKLSERLENPKVAKDKLRGYGDVYKIKLRDVGYRLAYQVKDSEIVVLVLVVGKRENNEVYEILKNKFNQA, from the coding sequence ATGAGCTATGAGTTAGAGTTCTTGCCAAGTGCTTTAAAAGAGTGGCAAAAGCTTGACAATAGCATAAAAGTGCAGTTTAAAAAGAAGCTAAGTGAGCGTCTAGAAAACCCAAAGGTTGCAAAGGACAAGCTACGAGGCTATGGAGATGTCTATAAGATCAAGCTAAGAGATGTCGGCTACCGCTTGGCATATCAAGTAAAAGATAGCGAGATCGTAGTGCTTGTGCTAGTTGTTGGCAAAAGAGAGAACAACGAAGTATACGAGATACTAAAGAATAAATTTAACCAAGCATAA
- a CDS encoding type II toxin-antitoxin system Phd/YefM family antitoxin: protein MQTIQANFTASISELKKSPAQILKQAGDNVVAILNHNVPSAYLVPSAVYEKMTEIIEEYHLSKAVDAALASGEKPVKVSLDEL from the coding sequence ATGCAAACCATACAAGCAAATTTCACAGCTAGTATAAGCGAGCTAAAAAAGTCCCCAGCTCAAATTTTAAAACAAGCTGGAGATAATGTCGTAGCTATACTAAATCACAATGTCCCTAGTGCCTATCTAGTACCTAGTGCTGTCTATGAAAAGATGACAGAGATAATAGAAGAGTATCATCTAAGTAAAGCAGTAGACGCTGCTTTAGCAAGTGGTGAAAAACCAGTAAAAGTAAGCCTAGATGAGCTATGA
- a CDS encoding site-specific integrase: MNLSDNIIQSFVNSFMKVKLNKSIKEHSLLNKKMDVEFLNALNDYFKQSLIDGNLPQILIKDISNITNTAGALGSKDKENIGQTLLEKNILTLNYLVSKLEKSSVLFDDKREHCFLEDDSSDNLAKHAKPSSFDAKDIASFQENIKELEDSGCLPITDGQLKAMAQRISETIYAILDQKYGSTSNLKLVRTKNSDRSMEDIILDPNPPKNIKIKLDDDSSFSIFNPSAKITKEYEIRQVLQATSGSSNQFSALNLEDQKSLKDAFEIFETNTKRADKWSPDTQRLVTGIKKLLFLYFNEDTPVYRITRDNLLEFRDLLYKIPTKLAQKSRYKDKSLSQILKLGEKDDKLSEPTIQKYMIRVIQFFNYCFDSGYIGKSITAKMNVKIDIDPSERAVLPYEASEARKIFEIVTNIKQSGKSPSSRIEASELYYVTMIAAYSGMRIKEITQLHKEDIVLKDGIYCFNINTNDGKTTKTKNSIRFVPIHSKLIDLGLLEYVNSKKNGNIFKVSNKDFSEIFRSQIQRKFIDKDSKKTFYSFRHYFIDYLVQREVEANLIAQIVGHEKQYKILLNTYAKPINANTLRSKVEMVSYDNE; the protein is encoded by the coding sequence ATGAATCTTAGTGATAACATAATCCAATCTTTTGTAAATTCGTTTATGAAAGTAAAGCTTAACAAGAGTATTAAAGAGCACTCTCTTCTTAATAAGAAGATGGATGTAGAATTTCTAAATGCGCTCAATGACTACTTTAAACAAAGTTTGATAGATGGCAATCTACCTCAAATTTTAATTAAGGATATAAGCAATATCACTAACACCGCTGGCGCTCTTGGTAGCAAGGATAAAGAGAATATAGGGCAAACTCTTTTAGAGAAAAACATACTAACACTTAACTATCTTGTATCAAAGCTTGAGAAGAGCAGTGTGCTATTTGATGACAAGCGTGAGCACTGTTTCCTTGAAGATGATTCTAGTGATAACTTAGCCAAACATGCCAAACCTAGTTCGTTTGATGCTAAGGACATAGCTTCATTTCAAGAAAATATAAAAGAGCTTGAAGATAGTGGTTGTTTGCCCATTACTGATGGGCAGCTTAAGGCTATGGCTCAGAGGATTAGCGAGACGATTTATGCCATACTAGATCAAAAGTATGGCTCAACTTCAAATTTAAAGCTAGTAAGAACAAAGAATAGCGATAGAAGCATGGAAGATATTATATTGGATCCAAATCCACCAAAAAATATCAAGATAAAATTAGATGACGATAGTAGCTTTAGTATTTTTAATCCTAGTGCCAAAATAACCAAAGAGTATGAGATCAGGCAAGTACTGCAAGCAACATCTGGCTCTAGCAATCAATTCTCAGCTTTAAATTTAGAAGATCAAAAGAGCTTAAAGGATGCATTCGAGATATTTGAGACAAACACTAAAAGAGCTGACAAGTGGTCGCCAGATACGCAAAGATTAGTTACTGGCATAAAAAAGCTCTTATTTTTATACTTTAACGAAGATACGCCAGTTTATAGGATCACGAGAGATAACTTGCTTGAATTTAGAGATCTTCTTTATAAAATTCCAACTAAGCTAGCTCAAAAGAGTAGGTATAAAGATAAAAGTTTATCTCAAATACTTAAGCTAGGAGAAAAGGACGACAAACTCTCTGAGCCTACTATCCAAAAATATATGATAAGGGTTATTCAGTTTTTTAACTACTGCTTTGATAGCGGCTATATAGGTAAAAGCATAACTGCAAAAATGAACGTCAAGATAGACATAGACCCTAGCGAGAGGGCAGTGCTTCCATACGAAGCATCAGAAGCTAGGAAGATCTTTGAGATAGTAACGAACATCAAACAAAGTGGTAAATCACCAAGTTCAAGGATAGAGGCTAGTGAGCTCTACTACGTCACAATGATAGCTGCTTATAGTGGCATGAGGATAAAAGAGATCACACAGCTTCACAAGGAGGATATAGTCTTAAAAGATGGAATTTACTGCTTTAACATAAACACAAATGATGGTAAAACGACAAAGACTAAAAATAGCATTAGATTTGTGCCTATCCATAGTAAGCTCATAGATCTAGGTTTGCTAGAATATGTTAATAGTAAGAAAAATGGAAACATATTTAAGGTAAGCAATAAGGACTTCTCTGAAATTTTTAGAAGCCAGATCCAAAGAAAGTTTATAGATAAAGACTCTAAAAAGACCTTCTACTCTTTTAGGCACTACTTTATAGACTATCTAGTGCAACGTGAAGTCGAAGCCAACCTTATAGCTCAGATAGTAGGGCATGAGAAGCAGTATAAAATTTTGCTAAACACCTATGCTAAACCTATTAATGCCAATACGCTAAGGTCTAAAGTAGAGATGGTATCGTATGATAATGAATAG
- the tssJ gene encoding type VI secretion system lipoprotein TssJ, whose amino-acid sequence MKKIFKFLSFLVFMLFLTGCAKDLIISNMPNSNLNYHGDNVPITIIAYKLRDVAKFKEASIIDLAERNGEILGYDKIDSIKTQIQPNTNRYAFTNVYPDEVPYVGILVLYADQSKTNIKAYKATKEIKEKNIVFEITKNGVNVLDASSSKIQASK is encoded by the coding sequence ATGAAAAAAATATTTAAATTTCTATCTTTTTTAGTATTTATGCTATTTCTTACAGGATGTGCAAAAGATCTTATTATAAGCAATATGCCAAATTCAAATTTGAACTATCATGGCGATAATGTTCCTATAACTATCATAGCTTATAAATTAAGAGATGTGGCTAAATTTAAAGAAGCTAGCATTATCGATCTAGCCGAGAGAAATGGTGAAATACTAGGTTATGACAAGATTGACTCTATAAAAACACAAATTCAGCCAAATACAAATAGATATGCTTTTACAAATGTATATCCTGACGAGGTTCCGTATGTTGGTATTTTGGTACTTTATGCTGATCAGAGCAAGACAAATATCAAGGCTTACAAAGCTACAAAAGAGATAAAAGAAAAAAATATAGTTTTTGAAATAACAAAAAATGGCGTAAATGTTTTAGACGCTAGTAGCTCTAAAATACAAGCAAGCAAATAA
- the tssK gene encoding type VI secretion system baseplate subunit TssK — MSEKLKVVWYNGMNVDKVHFEQQERYFERNLNLKTISSFSNLYGVLDLEISSDLLLQGKIGLTKISCISQDGTIFNAPDQDELPEPLEISPSELNSAIIVLKLPISSGLVDISLQNNLPNLKFTAKQALISSRVHDEASNDILNELDDKNDFELSSAFTQDKENLILASQRSSLGVFGSKMPYELSIPICKIKNIDLNKQITLDEKFIPTCINISKNTFITNFIEELSFATKQHQESYFGLLGGVDQAKNRLDFSTYLTLNMLKKWHLIFSYLLKKDKFHPEYLYEKLVDFQADLLALSQDSSFSEFIAYDHNNLTQTFVPLINNLRLLFSHILSPKYIMAQIVKNNHGFYDCIFDNPSIIENSEIYFAIHSDTKNEYLLKNFKEQCKIHTQSNIKGIVSSQLRGINVEQISVVPSTLPKLNDYIYYKIDKKDEIFKSFANQNVISVYITANLPNADIKMWALL, encoded by the coding sequence ATGTCTGAAAAGCTAAAAGTCGTTTGGTATAACGGAATGAACGTTGATAAGGTTCATTTCGAGCAACAAGAAAGATATTTTGAGAGAAATTTAAACCTAAAAACCATCTCTTCTTTTTCAAATTTATATGGTGTTTTAGATTTAGAAATTTCAAGCGATCTTTTGCTTCAAGGTAAAATAGGGCTAACTAAAATTTCTTGTATCTCTCAAGATGGTACGATTTTTAACGCGCCAGATCAAGATGAATTACCAGAGCCACTTGAGATAAGCCCAAGTGAACTAAACTCAGCCATTATAGTATTAAAACTACCTATTAGCTCAGGTTTGGTCGATATTAGCTTGCAAAATAATTTACCAAATTTAAAATTTACAGCCAAGCAAGCACTTATTAGCTCAAGAGTGCATGATGAAGCTAGCAACGATATATTAAACGAGCTAGATGATAAAAATGATTTTGAGCTATCTTCGGCCTTTACACAAGATAAAGAAAATCTAATCCTAGCAAGCCAAAGATCATCTCTTGGAGTATTTGGCTCAAAGATGCCTTACGAGCTTAGCATACCAATTTGTAAAATAAAAAATATAGACCTAAATAAGCAAATAACACTTGACGAAAAATTTATTCCAACTTGTATTAACATCAGTAAAAATACCTTCATAACAAATTTTATAGAGGAGCTTAGCTTTGCTACAAAGCAACATCAAGAGAGTTATTTTGGGTTGCTAGGAGGTGTTGATCAAGCTAAAAATAGACTTGATTTTTCAACATATTTGACATTAAATATGCTAAAAAAATGGCATTTAATATTCTCTTATTTGTTAAAGAAAGATAAATTTCACCCAGAGTATTTGTATGAAAAATTAGTTGATTTTCAGGCTGATCTGTTGGCACTTAGTCAAGATAGTAGTTTTAGCGAATTTATAGCCTACGATCACAATAATCTAACTCAAACATTTGTGCCTTTGATAAATAATCTAAGACTTTTATTCTCACATATCTTATCTCCAAAATATATAATGGCACAGATTGTTAAAAATAATCACGGCTTTTATGACTGTATTTTTGATAATCCAAGTATTATTGAAAACTCAGAAATTTATTTTGCTATTCACAGCGATACGAAAAATGAGTATCTTCTTAAAAATTTCAAAGAGCAGTGCAAAATCCATACTCAATCAAATATAAAAGGCATAGTATCTTCACAGCTAAGAGGTATAAACGTAGAGCAAATTTCTGTTGTTCCTAGCACTTTACCAAAGTTAAACGATTATATCTATTATAAGATAGACAAAAAAGATGAAATTTTTAAAAGCTTTGCAAATCAAAATGTGATTAGCGTTTATATAACGGCAAATTTACCGAATGCTGACATTAAAATGTGGGCTTTATTATAA
- the icmH gene encoding type IVB secretion system protein IcmH/DotU produces MNENQNETSVLSQTNLLGLGTNLALDHVLPLLLLANRVSKLQNFSQSEMANLREKLINDILSTTSKISNLGIYEEDDIIRLRYCLCVFIDESLLKNEIFMNSFWANNTLTTRFFNENLGGNKFFGIMDKWFENVGKNKDFLEFIYTCLVLGYKGKYETQEDCNEKISYLCENIAAAVSPLIKADENVFEKSYLKQTKKSFLEVFSLKRLKFYFILLAIAMIAAAFLYSTYSMDQNNIRNDSILNNKIENFMDNK; encoded by the coding sequence ATGAACGAAAATCAAAATGAAACCTCAGTTTTAAGTCAAACAAATCTTTTGGGCCTTGGCACAAATCTTGCACTAGATCACGTGTTACCATTACTTCTTTTGGCAAATAGGGTTTCAAAATTACAAAATTTTTCACAAAGCGAAATGGCAAATTTACGTGAAAAATTAATAAACGATATCTTAAGTACCACTTCAAAGATATCAAATCTAGGTATTTATGAGGAAGACGATATTATTAGACTTAGATATTGCCTTTGTGTTTTTATAGATGAGAGCTTACTAAAAAATGAAATTTTTATGAACAGCTTTTGGGCCAATAATACCCTGACAACAAGATTTTTTAATGAAAATCTAGGTGGAAATAAATTCTTTGGCATTATGGATAAGTGGTTTGAAAATGTTGGTAAAAATAAAGATTTCTTAGAATTTATATATACTTGTTTGGTGCTTGGTTATAAAGGAAAATATGAAACCCAAGAAGATTGCAATGAAAAAATTTCTTATCTTTGTGAAAATATAGCTGCGGCCGTTTCTCCGCTCATAAAAGCTGATGAAAATGTATTTGAAAAGAGTTACTTAAAACAGACAAAGAAAAGCTTTCTTGAGGTATTTTCGCTAAAGCGTTTAAAATTTTATTTCATTTTACTAGCCATTGCTATGATTGCAGCTGCATTTTTATATAGTACATATTCTATGGATCAAAACAATATCAGAAACGATAGCATCCTAAATAATAAGATAGAGAATTTTATGGATAATAAGTAA